From the genome of Haloterrigena sp. KLK7, one region includes:
- a CDS encoding response regulator: protein MTTGNAGIEDAIDILLVEPNPGDTRLFTENFRDAKLVNTVHAVSDGDAALDFLHQRGEYADASPPDIILLEPQLPGTSGMDVLAELNGEPILADIPVAVLTSSEVGESIVQSHGLEADFYVRKPVEPADFVAFVDEIEEFWFAIVREPSET from the coding sequence ATGACTACCGGTAACGCCGGCATCGAGGACGCAATCGACATCTTACTCGTCGAGCCGAATCCGGGCGATACCCGACTGTTCACCGAGAACTTCAGGGACGCGAAGCTCGTGAACACCGTCCACGCCGTCTCCGACGGCGACGCCGCGCTCGATTTCCTCCACCAGCGCGGCGAGTACGCCGACGCGTCCCCACCCGACATCATCCTGCTCGAGCCACAGCTCCCCGGTACCAGCGGCATGGACGTCCTCGCCGAACTGAACGGCGAACCGATCCTCGCCGACATCCCCGTCGCCGTGCTCACGAGTTCGGAGGTGGGCGAATCGATCGTCCAGTCCCACGGCCTCGAGGCGGACTTCTACGTTCGGAAGCCGGTCGAGCCCGCGGACTTCGTCGCGTTCGTCGACGAGATCGAGGAGTTCTGGTTCGCGATCGTTCGCGAACCGTCGGAAACGTGA
- a CDS encoding PAS domain S-box protein, with amino-acid sequence MSKRADATESAFWADDADDSGAIQRYRTLVNAVDDGIYQLDADGRFVAVNDVILESSGYARADLLGAHASVLIADDDVERISRAMADRLAAGDAMDETFELTARTADGEELACELRTNLLVEDGRFRGSVGIVRDITERGPTDRRLEDRERELERERDLIDRVLETSPVGVLVLDADGEVTRMNERLRELLEIPADDVSDYAPSDRPVYDEGGDEIGVDDHPFARTLETGDPVYDELLRVDLPSGDARWLSVNAAPIRTDDGAVDRVVTTGEDVTELKEREAELSTELNEIFGRISDAFYALDDEFRFTHVNEQAEELLQHAEGELLGRNLWDVFPSAEAIDEVRDAFHTALETQEATSYELYYDTLGFWVEANIYPSETGVSVYFRDVTERRERERALEESERRYRTLAEYFPNGLVTLFDHDLEYTLAAGRGFDRIPVEPADLEGRQFHDVWPDETAADLKPAFQGALRGEETSVELEYAGREWVLHAVPITDDRGDVFAGMTMAQDITERKEYQRRLEETIDRLEASNERLEHFAYAASHDLQEPLRMVSSYLQLIESRYGDALDADGEEFLAYAVDGAERMREMIEGLLAYSRIETQGDPFEPVELNAVVDATLENLQVAIEESDAEITVDSLPRVRGDEGQLQQVFQNLLSNAIEYSGDEPPRIRVDAERRGREWVISVRDDGIGIDPADQERVFEVFQRLHSREDHPGTGIGLALCQRVVERHGGRIWIDSEPGDGTTVSVALPGEE; translated from the coding sequence ATGAGTAAACGAGCGGACGCCACCGAATCAGCGTTCTGGGCCGACGACGCCGACGATTCAGGGGCGATCCAGCGCTACCGGACGCTCGTGAACGCGGTCGACGACGGGATCTATCAGCTCGATGCCGACGGGCGGTTCGTCGCGGTCAACGACGTCATCCTCGAGTCGAGCGGCTACGCGCGGGCGGACCTCCTCGGCGCGCACGCGTCGGTCCTGATCGCTGACGACGACGTCGAGCGGATCTCGCGTGCGATGGCCGACCGACTCGCGGCCGGCGACGCGATGGACGAGACGTTCGAACTGACGGCGCGAACGGCCGACGGCGAGGAACTCGCCTGCGAACTCCGGACGAACCTGCTGGTCGAGGACGGCCGGTTTCGGGGCTCGGTCGGAATCGTCCGCGATATCACCGAGCGGGGGCCGACCGACCGCCGACTCGAGGACCGCGAACGGGAACTCGAGCGCGAGCGGGACCTGATCGACCGCGTCCTCGAGACCAGTCCCGTCGGCGTGCTGGTGCTCGACGCCGACGGCGAGGTCACCCGGATGAACGAGCGGTTGCGGGAGCTGCTCGAGATTCCGGCCGACGACGTCTCGGACTACGCCCCTTCCGACCGGCCGGTCTACGACGAAGGCGGCGACGAAATCGGAGTCGACGATCACCCGTTCGCGCGGACGCTCGAGACGGGCGACCCGGTCTACGACGAACTACTGCGCGTCGATCTCCCGAGCGGCGACGCGCGCTGGCTGTCGGTCAACGCCGCCCCGATCCGGACCGACGACGGGGCGGTCGACCGCGTCGTCACGACCGGCGAGGACGTCACGGAGCTCAAGGAACGCGAGGCCGAGCTCTCGACGGAACTGAACGAGATCTTCGGTCGCATCTCCGACGCCTTCTACGCGCTCGACGACGAGTTCCGCTTCACTCACGTCAACGAGCAGGCCGAGGAGCTCCTGCAACACGCCGAAGGCGAGTTGCTCGGCCGGAACCTCTGGGACGTGTTCCCCTCCGCCGAGGCGATCGACGAGGTCAGGGACGCCTTCCACACGGCCCTGGAGACGCAGGAGGCGACCAGCTACGAACTCTACTACGACACGCTCGGATTCTGGGTCGAGGCGAACATCTACCCCTCCGAAACCGGCGTCTCGGTCTACTTCCGCGACGTCACCGAGCGGCGAGAGCGCGAACGCGCTCTCGAGGAGTCCGAGCGTCGCTACCGAACGCTCGCGGAGTACTTCCCGAACGGCCTCGTGACGCTGTTCGATCACGACCTCGAGTACACGCTGGCGGCCGGCCGAGGGTTCGATCGCATCCCCGTCGAGCCCGCCGATCTCGAGGGCCGGCAGTTCCACGACGTCTGGCCCGACGAGACCGCCGCGGACCTCAAGCCGGCGTTTCAGGGGGCGCTCCGGGGCGAGGAGACGTCGGTCGAACTCGAGTACGCGGGCCGGGAGTGGGTGCTCCACGCGGTGCCGATCACCGACGACCGCGGCGACGTCTTCGCGGGCATGACGATGGCCCAGGACATCACCGAGCGCAAGGAGTATCAGCGCCGCCTCGAGGAGACGATCGACCGGCTCGAGGCCTCGAACGAACGCCTCGAACACTTCGCCTACGCCGCCAGCCACGATCTGCAGGAGCCGTTGCGGATGGTCTCGAGCTACCTGCAACTGATCGAATCCCGCTACGGCGACGCGCTCGATGCCGACGGCGAGGAGTTCCTCGCCTACGCCGTCGACGGCGCCGAGCGGATGCGCGAGATGATCGAGGGCCTGCTCGCGTACTCCCGAATCGAAACGCAGGGCGATCCGTTCGAACCGGTCGAACTGAACGCGGTGGTCGACGCGACGCTCGAGAACTTGCAGGTGGCGATCGAGGAGAGCGACGCCGAAATCACGGTCGACAGCCTTCCCCGCGTCCGTGGCGACGAGGGGCAACTGCAGCAGGTGTTCCAGAACCTGCTCTCGAACGCGATCGAGTACTCCGGCGACGAGCCGCCGCGGATTCGCGTCGACGCGGAACGGCGCGGTCGCGAGTGGGTGATTTCGGTCCGCGACGACGGGATCGGTATCGATCCGGCCGACCAGGAGCGCGTCTTCGAAGTGTTCCAGCGACTGCACAGTCGCGAGGACCATCCCGGCACCGGGATCGGGCTGGCGCTCTGTCAGCGCGTCGTCGAACGCCACGGGGGACGGATCTGGATCGACTCCGAACCGGGCGACGGGACGACGGTCTCGGTCGCGCTCCCGGGGGAGGAGTGA
- a CDS encoding DUF5794 domain-containing protein, protein MSTSRHPVALSLERIIGGDAKLLALVMMLPLIDGVFPALILAGALNDPLGAVQVGLLIFGGSATVAVILAEMSGTPREQAAIVLLVGVPLILLAAVQAALAPSFESLIDIVIFERFAALVIAAIAAKTASATIGEYLPNPVVIIGLGLVASVDPSGATFTVMNDPALVANATLAAAIGVGFALTIALGAPYLRGCMDIDRFRFGSAVALGLLPLSLLGMAFGQAPLAALIVAAILAIDLPLERDSSDAADDGGPPLAVDPITDGGDADENAELDVEPAEETDDADTGTYPGDDTTDTEGRAPWL, encoded by the coding sequence ATGAGTACGTCACGACACCCGGTCGCTCTCAGTCTCGAGCGCATCATCGGCGGTGACGCCAAGCTGCTGGCGCTGGTGATGATGCTGCCGCTGATCGACGGCGTCTTCCCGGCGCTGATCCTCGCGGGCGCGCTGAACGACCCGCTGGGTGCCGTCCAGGTCGGCCTCCTGATCTTCGGCGGTTCGGCCACCGTCGCGGTGATCCTCGCGGAGATGTCCGGCACGCCCCGCGAACAGGCGGCGATCGTCCTGCTGGTCGGCGTCCCGCTGATACTGCTGGCGGCCGTGCAAGCGGCGCTGGCGCCGTCGTTCGAGAGCCTGATCGACATCGTCATCTTCGAGCGCTTCGCCGCGCTGGTCATCGCGGCCATCGCGGCCAAGACCGCCAGCGCGACGATCGGCGAGTACCTGCCCAACCCGGTGGTCATCATCGGACTGGGACTGGTCGCAAGCGTCGATCCCAGCGGGGCCACGTTCACCGTGATGAACGACCCCGCGCTCGTCGCGAACGCGACCCTCGCGGCGGCCATCGGCGTCGGCTTCGCGCTGACGATCGCGCTGGGCGCGCCGTACCTGCGCGGCTGCATGGACATCGACCGCTTCCGCTTCGGCAGCGCGGTCGCGCTCGGCCTGCTCCCGCTGTCCCTGCTCGGGATGGCCTTCGGACAGGCCCCGCTGGCCGCGCTGATCGTCGCCGCGATCCTCGCGATCGACCTGCCCCTCGAGCGCGACTCGAGCGACGCGGCGGACGACGGCGGCCCACCGCTGGCCGTCGATCCGATCACCGACGGCGGCGACGCCGACGAGAACGCCGAACTGGACGTGGAACCGGCCGAAGAGACCGACGACGCCGACACGGGAACCTACCCGGGCGACGACACGACGGACACCGAGGGCCGGGCCCCGTGGCTGTAG
- the guaB gene encoding IMP dehydrogenase gives MANDIPEHERYSAKLDVPEALTFDDVLLRPKESRVEPDDADLTSHVSKNVEVSVPIISAAMDTVTESDMAIAMARHGGLGVLHRNMNIDEMVEEIERVKSADELIIPLDEVVTADPEMSVREVDERMARRGVGGAPVVNTNGEVLGIISSTDIRPHLEVNEDDPVTEAMTDEVITAHEDIDARDAFDLMYEHKIERVPVVDDENLLVGLVTMQGILQRREYQEAVRDEDGRLRCGVAVSPFERDRAEAADEAGADVLFIDTAHAHNLNVIDGAREIKESVDADVVVGNVGTREAAEDLVDFADGIKVGIGPGSICTTRVVSGAGMPQITAVAQVADVASRNDVPVIADGGIRYSGDAIKAVAAGADAVMLGSYFAGTDEAPGRVVTMNGKKYKQYRGMGSVGAMKSGDSDRYLKDEPEEEDEYVPEGVEAATPYKGTLKSELHQLAGGMQSGMGYVGAETIPEFKERSEFVRVSSAGQAESHAHDVVITDEAPNYSPDSE, from the coding sequence ATGGCGAACGACATTCCTGAGCACGAGCGCTATTCTGCAAAACTGGACGTACCGGAGGCGCTGACGTTCGACGACGTCCTCCTTCGACCCAAGGAGAGCCGCGTCGAACCCGACGACGCCGATCTCACCTCGCACGTCTCGAAAAACGTCGAGGTCTCCGTCCCGATCATCTCGGCGGCGATGGACACCGTCACCGAGAGCGACATGGCCATCGCGATGGCCCGCCACGGCGGTCTCGGCGTCCTCCACCGGAACATGAACATCGACGAGATGGTCGAGGAGATCGAGCGCGTCAAGAGCGCCGACGAGCTCATCATCCCCCTCGACGAGGTCGTCACCGCCGATCCCGAGATGTCGGTCCGCGAGGTCGACGAGCGGATGGCCCGCCGCGGCGTCGGCGGCGCGCCCGTCGTCAACACCAACGGCGAAGTCCTGGGGATCATCTCGAGTACGGACATCCGGCCCCACCTCGAGGTCAACGAGGACGACCCGGTCACCGAGGCGATGACCGACGAGGTCATCACGGCCCACGAGGACATCGACGCCCGCGACGCGTTCGACCTGATGTACGAGCACAAGATCGAGCGCGTACCGGTCGTCGACGACGAGAACCTCCTGGTCGGCCTCGTCACGATGCAGGGCATCCTCCAGCGCCGCGAGTACCAGGAGGCCGTCCGCGACGAGGACGGGCGCCTCCGCTGTGGCGTCGCCGTCAGTCCGTTCGAACGGGATCGCGCCGAGGCCGCCGACGAGGCCGGCGCGGACGTCCTCTTCATCGACACCGCGCACGCGCACAACCTGAACGTCATCGACGGCGCACGCGAGATCAAGGAGAGCGTCGACGCGGACGTCGTGGTCGGCAACGTCGGCACCCGCGAGGCGGCCGAGGACCTCGTCGACTTCGCGGACGGCATCAAGGTCGGCATCGGTCCGGGCTCGATCTGTACGACCCGCGTCGTGAGCGGCGCCGGTATGCCCCAGATCACGGCGGTCGCGCAGGTCGCGGACGTCGCGAGCCGGAACGACGTCCCCGTGATCGCCGACGGCGGCATCCGGTACTCCGGCGACGCGATCAAGGCCGTCGCCGCCGGTGCGGACGCGGTCATGCTCGGCTCCTACTTCGCCGGCACCGACGAGGCCCCCGGCCGCGTCGTCACCATGAACGGCAAGAAGTACAAGCAGTACCGCGGCATGGGATCGGTCGGCGCGATGAAGTCCGGCGACAGCGACCGTTACCTCAAAGACGAACCCGAAGAGGAAGACGAGTACGTCCCCGAGGGCGTCGAGGCCGCGACGCCGTACAAGGGCACGCTCAAGTCCGAACTCCACCAGCTCGCGGGCGGCATGCAGTCGGGCATGGGCTACGTCGGCGCCGAGACGATCCCCGAGTTCAAGGAGCGCAGCGAGTTCGTCCGCGTCTCCTCGGCCGGCCAGGCCGAGAGCCACGCCCACGACGTCGTCATCACCGACGAGGCGCCCAACTACTCGCCCGACAGCGAGTAA
- a CDS encoding AMP-binding protein, protein MTYTVTLDGETYEAASESFEWDVPDDFNAAADLVGKHDDGERVALYQVDDAGEREEYTFDDLDERSNAVANALESRGLERGDRVAVVVPQKPANVLTHLACWKLGAISLPLSVLFGDDALRYRLTDSEARVAVVDASQWETMREVAPDCPALEYVFVVDGGESVGGDANEATLEDVTVERFDDAVDWGETTFDRADTDVDTPAIVMYTSGSTGEPKGVLHAHGVWLGHCPAFQMYFERDVRDGVYWTPADWAWIGALGDLVFPAWHYGRPVVGYPMGSFDPERAYEIMAEFDVTNAFVPPTAIRMLMGVDEPTDRYDLSLEAICSGGEPLTREILEWADAELAGVVVNELYGQTEANLLVTNCREWFPAKPGSMGKPVPGHDVAVVDPDAGERVDTGEIGEIAVRRGDDPVLFEEYWNAPEKTDAVTLEDGPDGTVWHLTGDLAERDEEGYLWFTSRDDDLIITSGYRVAPREVEETILAHDAVEQVGVVGVPDETRGEIIKAVVQPVAGQRGTDELRSEIRDRVREKLAEYEYPREIEFVDELPTTTTGKIRRTELA, encoded by the coding sequence ATGACGTACACCGTCACGCTCGACGGCGAGACCTACGAAGCGGCGTCCGAATCGTTCGAATGGGACGTTCCGGACGACTTCAACGCGGCCGCGGATCTGGTCGGGAAACACGACGACGGCGAACGGGTCGCGCTGTACCAGGTCGACGACGCGGGCGAGCGCGAGGAATACACGTTCGACGACCTCGACGAGCGATCGAACGCCGTCGCGAACGCGCTCGAGTCCCGCGGCCTCGAGCGCGGCGACCGCGTGGCCGTCGTCGTCCCGCAGAAACCCGCGAACGTGCTGACGCACTTGGCCTGCTGGAAACTGGGCGCGATCTCGCTGCCGCTGTCGGTGCTCTTCGGCGACGACGCGCTTCGCTACCGGCTGACCGACAGCGAGGCCCGCGTAGCCGTCGTCGACGCGAGCCAGTGGGAGACGATGCGCGAGGTCGCACCCGACTGTCCGGCCCTCGAGTACGTGTTCGTCGTCGACGGCGGCGAATCGGTCGGCGGAGACGCGAACGAGGCGACGCTCGAGGACGTGACCGTCGAGCGGTTCGACGACGCCGTCGACTGGGGAGAGACGACGTTCGACCGCGCCGACACCGACGTCGACACGCCCGCGATCGTCATGTACACCAGCGGGAGCACCGGCGAGCCGAAGGGCGTGCTCCACGCGCACGGCGTCTGGCTCGGGCACTGTCCCGCGTTCCAGATGTACTTCGAGCGGGACGTCCGCGACGGCGTCTACTGGACGCCTGCCGACTGGGCCTGGATCGGTGCGCTCGGCGACCTCGTCTTCCCCGCCTGGCACTACGGGCGGCCGGTCGTCGGCTATCCGATGGGGTCGTTCGACCCCGAGCGGGCCTACGAGATCATGGCCGAGTTCGACGTGACGAACGCGTTCGTCCCGCCGACGGCGATCCGCATGTTGATGGGCGTCGACGAACCGACCGACCGTTACGACCTCTCGCTCGAGGCGATCTGCTCCGGCGGCGAACCCCTGACTCGAGAGATCCTCGAGTGGGCCGACGCGGAGCTCGCTGGCGTGGTCGTCAACGAACTCTACGGCCAGACGGAGGCGAACCTGCTCGTGACGAACTGCCGGGAGTGGTTCCCGGCGAAGCCGGGCAGCATGGGGAAACCGGTGCCGGGCCACGACGTGGCGGTCGTCGATCCCGACGCCGGCGAGCGGGTCGATACGGGCGAGATCGGCGAGATCGCGGTCCGCCGCGGCGACGATCCCGTGCTCTTCGAGGAGTACTGGAACGCGCCCGAGAAGACGGACGCGGTGACGCTCGAGGACGGTCCCGACGGAACGGTCTGGCACCTGACCGGTGATCTGGCAGAGCGAGACGAGGAGGGGTATCTGTGGTTCACGTCGCGGGACGACGACCTCATCATTACCAGCGGGTACCGCGTCGCGCCCCGCGAGGTCGAGGAGACGATCCTCGCACACGACGCCGTCGAACAGGTCGGCGTCGTCGGCGTCCCCGACGAGACCCGCGGGGAGATCATCAAGGCGGTCGTCCAGCCGGTCGCCGGCCAGCGGGGAACGGACGAGCTGCGGAGCGAGATTCGGGACCGCGTCCGCGAGAAGTTGGCCGAGTACGAGTACCCGCGCGAAATCGAGTTCGTCGACGAACTGCCGACCACGACGACCGGCAAGATCAGGCGGACGGAACTGGCCTGA
- the cmk gene encoding (d)CMP kinase yields MSTGATTTVEIDTTLFITVSGPPGCGATTLCERLADAMGCPYVSGGEVFRELAEDRDMNLNQLTAKADENDEIDRAIDQRLQQIAEKWGMANKPFILESRLAGWLAGERADLRIWLDAPEDVRLERIEERVETEAEMRVREVSEAGRYESYYEIDIDDREFYDLHVNTARWSKEGVFELVRTALEEYDPDADEGAFSTPDLNP; encoded by the coding sequence ATGTCCACGGGAGCGACGACGACGGTCGAGATCGACACGACACTGTTCATCACCGTCTCCGGCCCGCCGGGCTGTGGCGCGACGACGCTGTGCGAGCGACTCGCCGACGCGATGGGCTGTCCGTACGTCTCGGGCGGGGAGGTCTTCCGGGAACTCGCCGAGGACCGGGACATGAACCTGAACCAGCTGACGGCGAAGGCCGACGAGAACGACGAGATCGACCGCGCGATCGACCAGCGCCTCCAACAGATCGCCGAGAAGTGGGGGATGGCGAACAAACCCTTCATCCTCGAGTCCCGGCTGGCGGGCTGGCTGGCCGGCGAGCGCGCGGACCTACGGATCTGGCTCGACGCACCCGAAGACGTCCGCTTAGAGCGCATCGAGGAGCGCGTCGAGACCGAGGCCGAGATGCGCGTCCGCGAGGTCAGCGAGGCCGGCCGCTACGAGTCGTACTACGAGATCGACATCGACGACCGGGAGTTCTACGACCTGCACGTCAACACCGCCCGCTGGAGCAAGGAGGGCGTCTTCGAACTCGTCCGGACCGCGCTCGAGGAGTACGATCCCGACGCCGACGAGGGCGCGTTCTCGACGCCGGACCTGAACCCGTAG
- a CDS encoding sodium:solute symporter family transporter: MSSAFAPLPLQEGIPVADDPVILGFGAAYLFIVVLIGAWGWMRTESTSDFLITGKSVGTWVLAMTAFSVIQSGFGFVGGPELVYAYGTTALWIFFTAPLGFLLTWIVLAKRMRLLADVRNVLTLADGMYARYESDTVRGLTGLAVIVGVVAYLATNLAALQFVMRAIFGVPVIWGLLGGALILLLYSMLGGMIAGVWTDFLQALTMITGAVFVFAYALSFGGGMENISRNLASADPNLISPFGAMGGATTAVLVGVAWWILFSVGSAGQPHLITKFYMSRDMNILKWGAPIAAISYAISSLIAFSAGLSMRAMVEAGEIGETFSASEVGPVFVLEQTPSVIAGLILAALLAAIMSTSDSFLNIGAAAVSRDIPRALGRPIEDDRTELRVTQVALAGLTVLATGVVYFSDTLVGILGTIGWGFFAAAFVPIAVFGLNWKGATKEGAIVAVLGGLFVNIVYSALPMALEVAGYESAASAIMTTYVFPDVFPVGTVALLVAIVLFVGFSLLTQSRRTVPSDLHALLER, translated from the coding sequence ATGAGTAGCGCGTTCGCGCCGCTGCCGCTTCAGGAGGGGATTCCCGTCGCCGACGATCCCGTCATCCTCGGGTTCGGTGCGGCGTACCTGTTCATCGTCGTCCTGATCGGCGCCTGGGGCTGGATGCGGACCGAGTCGACGAGCGATTTCCTGATCACCGGCAAGAGCGTCGGCACGTGGGTGCTCGCGATGACCGCGTTCTCGGTGATCCAATCGGGCTTCGGCTTCGTCGGCGGCCCCGAACTGGTCTACGCGTACGGCACGACCGCGCTGTGGATCTTCTTCACCGCGCCGCTGGGATTCCTGCTGACGTGGATCGTCCTCGCCAAGCGAATGCGCCTGCTGGCCGACGTCCGCAACGTGCTGACGCTGGCCGACGGGATGTACGCCCGCTACGAGAGCGACACCGTGCGGGGGCTGACCGGGCTCGCGGTGATCGTCGGCGTGGTCGCCTACCTCGCGACGAACCTCGCGGCGCTGCAGTTCGTCATGCGCGCCATCTTCGGCGTCCCCGTCATCTGGGGGCTGCTCGGCGGTGCCCTCATCCTGCTGCTCTACAGCATGCTCGGCGGAATGATCGCCGGCGTCTGGACGGACTTCCTGCAGGCGCTGACGATGATCACGGGCGCCGTCTTCGTCTTCGCGTACGCGCTGTCGTTCGGCGGCGGGATGGAGAACATCTCGCGGAACCTCGCGAGCGCGGACCCGAACCTGATCTCGCCGTTCGGCGCGATGGGCGGGGCGACCACGGCCGTCCTCGTCGGCGTCGCGTGGTGGATCCTGTTCTCGGTCGGATCGGCCGGTCAGCCCCACCTGATCACGAAGTTCTACATGAGCCGCGACATGAATATCCTGAAGTGGGGCGCTCCGATCGCCGCCATCTCCTACGCGATCTCGAGTCTGATCGCCTTCTCCGCGGGCCTGTCGATGCGCGCCATGGTCGAGGCCGGCGAGATCGGCGAGACGTTCAGCGCCAGCGAGGTCGGCCCCGTCTTCGTCCTCGAGCAGACGCCGAGCGTCATCGCGGGACTGATCCTCGCGGCGCTGCTGGCGGCGATCATGTCCACCAGCGACTCGTTCCTCAACATCGGCGCGGCGGCGGTCTCGCGGGACATCCCGCGAGCGCTGGGCCGACCGATCGAGGACGACAGGACGGAACTGCGCGTCACGCAGGTCGCGCTGGCCGGACTGACGGTCCTCGCGACGGGGGTCGTCTACTTCTCCGATACGCTCGTGGGCATCCTCGGGACGATCGGCTGGGGCTTCTTCGCCGCCGCGTTCGTCCCCATCGCCGTCTTCGGGCTGAACTGGAAGGGCGCGACGAAGGAGGGGGCGATCGTCGCCGTTCTCGGCGGCCTCTTCGTCAACATCGTCTACAGCGCGCTACCGATGGCCCTCGAGGTCGCCGGCTACGAGTCCGCTGCGAGCGCCATCATGACGACGTACGTCTTCCCCGACGTCTTCCCCGTCGGAACGGTCGCGCTGCTGGTCGCCATCGTCCTGTTCGTCGGCTTCTCGCTGCTCACCCAGTCTCGACGGACCGTACCCAGCGATCTCCACGCCCTGCTCGAGCGATGA